A genome region from Drosophila simulans strain w501 chromosome 2R, Prin_Dsim_3.1, whole genome shotgun sequence includes the following:
- the LOC6733222 gene encoding phospholipase D2 isoform X1 — MMATSLDTKTTKNHEAQQLQLPRQAASGANLPHLQVRRHRRSISQLMASMVEYPTDDVYRPTHYGGYVNRGYDDIDSSYYFAQFEAMADAGTVGGTLPPYALTNSDEEHGSGEEDASEENSNNEEGEGVFRDCTDEAVVEHHNRCLPEFQFSLVDSEYDETLAFPDSVTILSNVGDKPVLVERKETDDDEEEFDDEENNSVVLRHEIPFTSIYGPSVKFNSFQRKVFIPGREIHVRIVDTERSVTTHLLNPNLYTIELTHGPFKWTIKRRYKHFNSLHQQLSFFRTSLNIPFPSRSHKEKRTTLKATAREMADESTLKDLPSHTKVKQTSTPLRPEGRNSKIAGSNANNAMAIISPSHSSILAGLTPRRIQKKRKKKKKRKLPRFPNRPESLVTVENLSVRIKQLEDYLYNLLNISLYRSHHETLNFVEVSNVSFVPGMGIKGKEGVILKRTGSTRPGQAGCNFFGCFQKNCCVRCNYFCSDVVCGTWRNRWFFVKETCFGYIRPTDGTIRAVILFDQGFDVSTGIYQTGMRKGLQILTNNRHIVLKCWTRRKCKEWMQYLKNTANSYARDFTLPNPHMSFAPMRANTHATWYVDGAQYMSAVADGLEAALEEIYIADWWLSPEIYMKRPALDGDYWRLDKILLRKAEQGVRVFVLLYKEVEMALGINSYYSKSTLAKHENIKVMRHPDHARGGILLWAHHEKIVVIDQTYAFMGGIDLCYGRWDDHLHRLTDLGSISTASFSGSTRRTPSLYFTKDDTDSAFGSRKSSRNAHYDTSAKERPPSPPPDEPSTSIELKTLKPGDRLLIPSTLVSSPGETPVESGIALEGMKLNTPEMERKNVLDRLKNNAMKGARMGKDFMHRLTATETEEKSAEVYTIESEDATDHEVNLNMASGGQEVAITTSSTQILSEFCGQAKYWFGKDYSNFILKDWMNLNSPFVDIIDRTTTPRMPWHDVGLCVVGTSARDVARHFIQRWNAMKLEKLRDNTRFPYLMPKSYHQVRLNPNLQQNRQQRVTCQLLRSVSAWSCGFIEADLVEQSIHDAYIQTITKAQHYVYIENQFFITMQLGMGVPGAHNNVRNQIGETLFKRIVRAHKERKPFRVYVIMPLLPGFEGDVGGSTGIAVRAITHWNYASISRGRTAILNRLQEAGIANPQNYISFHSLRNHSFLNNTPITELIYVHSKLLIADDRVVICGSANINDRSMIGKRDSEIAAILMDEEFEDGRMNGKKYPSGVFAGRLRKYLFKEHLGLLESEGSSRSDLDINDPVCDKFWHGTWRRISTQNTEIYDEVFKCIPTDFVKTFASLRKYQEEPPLAKTAPELAANRANDIQGYLVDLPLEFLNKEVLTPPGTSKEGLIPTSVWT, encoded by the exons ATGATGGCCACGAGCTTGGATACCAAAACCACCAAGAACCACGAGGcccagcaactgcagctgcccCGGCAGGCGGCATCGGGCGCCAACTTGCCACATTTGCAGGTCCGACGTCATCGCCGCAGCATCTCACAGCTGATGGCCAGCATGG TTGAATACCCCACTGACGATGTGTACCGGCCGACGCACTATGGCGGCTACGTTAACAGAGGCTACGATGATATAGACAGTTCCTACTATTTTGCCCAGTTCGAGGCGATGGCAGATGCCGGCACCGTTGGAGGCACCTTGCCGCCCTACGCACTCACCAACTCGGACGAAGAACATGGCAGCGGGGAGGAGGACGCGTCGGAGGAGAACTCAAACAATGaagagggggagggggtgttCCGGGACTGCACAGACGAAGCGGTCGTCGAGCATCATAACCGCTGCCTGCCGGAATTTCAGTTCTCCCTGGTCGATTCTGAGTACGATGAGACCCTCGCTTTTCCTGATTCTGTGACCATTCTGTCCAACGTGGGCGACAAGCCGGTGCTGGTGGAGCGCAAGGAGACggacgatgatgaggaggagTTTGACGACGAGGAAAACAACAGTGTAGTCCTGAGACACGAAATACCATTTACTAGCATATACGGGCCGAGCGTCAAGTTCAACTCGTTCCAGCGCAAGGTCTTCATCCCGGGCCGTGAGATTCATGTTCGGATCGTCGATACGGAGCGTAGCGTCACCACACATCTGCTAAACCCCAATCT GTACACAATCGAGCTGACCCACGGTCCCTTCAAGTGGACGATCAAGCGGCGCTACAAGCACTTTAACTCGTTGCACCAGCAGCTCAGCTTTTTCCGCACCTCGCTCAACATTCCTTTTCCCAGTCGCAGCCACAAGGAGAAGCGTACCACGCTGAAGGCCACAGCCAGAGAGATGGCTGACGAGTCCACCCTAAAGGACCTTCCTTCCCACACGAAGGTCAAACAAACTAGCACTCCGCTGAGGCCTGAAGGCAGAAACAGTAAAATCGCGGGCAGTAACGCCAACAATGCCATGGCTATCATCAGTCCCAGTCATAGCTCCATTCTGGCGGGTCTAACACCACGACGCATTCAAAAGAAGcgcaagaaaaagaagaaacggAAGCTACCGCGATTCCCAAACCGACCGGAGAGTCTGGTCACCGTGGAGAATCTGAGCGTCAGAATAAAACAGCTGGAGGACTACTTGTACAACCTGCTGAACATCAGCTTGTACCGATCTCACCATGAAACG CTAAACTTCGTTGAAGTGTCTAATGTGTCCTTCGTTCCGGGAATGGGAATTAAGGGCAAGGAAGGCGTGATTTTAAAGCGAACTGGATCGACGAGACCCGGGCAAGCAGGATGCAATTTTTTCGGGTGCTTTCAAAAGAACTGCTGTGTGCGCTGCAACTACTTTTGCTCCGACGTAGTTTGCGGCACGTGGCGGAACCGATGGTTTTTCGTAAAAGAGACCTGCTTCGGCTACATCCGTCCAACAGACGGCACCATCCGTGCAGTGATCCTCTTTGACCAGGGCTTCGACGTCTCCACGGGTATCTACCAGACGGGCATGCGCAAGGGTTTGCAGATACTGACGAACAACCGTCACATTGTGCTCAAGTGCTGGACACGGCGAAAGTGTAAGGAGTGGATGCAATACCTCAAGAACACTGCCAACTCGTATGCGCGCGACTTCACCCTGCCCAATCCGCACATGTCCTTCGCTCCGATGCGCGCCAACACCCATGCCACGTGGTATGTAGACGGCGCCCAGTATATGTCAGCCGTGGCCGACGGCTTAGAGGCAGCCCTCGAAGAGATCTATATTGCCGACTGGTGGCTCAGTCCCGAGATTTACATGAAGCGACCCGCACTCGACGGAGACTACTGGCGATTGGACAAGATCCTGTTGCGCAAGGCCGAACAGGGAGTGCGGGTCTTCGTGCTGCTCTACAAGGAGGTTGAAATGGCACTTGGCATAAACAGCTACTACAGCAAGTCCACGCTGGCCAAGCACGAAAACATCAAG GTCATGCGTCATCCGGACCATGCTAGAGGAGGTATTTTGCTTTGGGCACATCACGAAAAGATCGTCGTAATCGACCAAACATATGCGTTCATGGGAGGTATTGATTTGTGCTATGGGCGTTGGGATGATCACCTCCATCGGCTAACGGATCTGGGAAGCATATCCACGGCATCTTTTTCTGGCAGCACGCGTCGAACGCCAAGCTTGTACTTCACCAAAGACGACACGGACTCAGCTTTCGGATCACGTAAGTCCTCGCGAAACGCTCACTACGATACCTCCGCCAAGGAAAGGCCACCGTCCCCACCCCCGGATGAGCCCAGTACTAGCATAGAGTTGAAAACTCTAAAGCCTGGCGATCGCCTGCTTATACCGTCCACGCTCGTTTCGAGTCCGGGAGAAACTCCCGTAGAATCGGGAATCGCTTTAGAAGGGATGAAACTCAACACCCCTGAAATGGAGCGTAAGAACGTACTCGATCGCCTGAAGAACAACGCGATGAAGGGCGCCCGTATGGGCAAGGACTTTATGCACCGTCTAACAGCCACTGAGACGGAGGAAAAATCTGCCGAGGTGTACACTATCGAGTCCGAGGATGCTACGGACCACGAAGTCAACCTTAACATGGCTTCAGGTGGGCAGGAAGTGGCGATTACCACTAGCAGTACACAAATACTCAGTGAGTTCTGCGGCCAGGCCAAGTACTGGTTCGGCAAGGATTACTCCAACTTTATACTTAAAGACTGGATGAACCTAAACTCGCCGTTCGTGGATATCATAGATCGAACAACAACACCGCGGATGCCGTGGCACGACGTGGGTCTGTGTGTGGTGGGTACGTCCGCTAGGGATGTGGCACGCCACTTCATTCAGCGCTGGAATGCCATGAAGCTGGAGAAACTACGCGATAACACGAGGTTTCCCTATCTGATGCCAAAAAGCTATCACCAAGTGAGGCTCAATCCTAACCTTCAGCAAAACCGTCAGCAACGGGTCACGTGCCAGCTACTTCGGAGCGTCTCCGCCTGGAGCTGCGGCTTTATAGAGGCGGATCTTGTGGAGCAAAGCATCCACGATGCCTACATCCAGACGATCACAAAGGCGCAGCACTACGTGTACatcgaaaatcaattttttatcACTATGCAGTTGGGTATGGGTGTGCCAGGCGCTCATAACAATGTGCGGAATCAAATCGGGGAAACACTCTTTAAACGGATTGTTCGGGCGCACAA GGAACGGAAGCCTTTCCGAGTTTATGTGATTATGCCGCTTCTACCGGGCTTTGAGGGCGATGTGGGTGGCAGTACTGGGATAGCAGTCAGAGCCATTACACACTGGAACTATGCATCCATTTCCAG GGGACGCACAGCAATTTTGAACCGCCTGCAGGAGGCGGGTATTGCCAATCCGCAAAACTATATCTCATTCCATAGCCTGCGTAACCATTCTTTTTTGAATAACACACCCATAACGGAGTTGATATATGTCCACTCAAAGCTCTTGATAGCCGACGATCGAGTTGTGATCTGCGGATCGGCAAACATTAACGATCGGTCTATGATCGGAAAGCGGGACTCCGAGATAGCGGCTATTCTAATGGACGAAGAGTTTGAGGACGGACGCATGAATGGCAAGAAGTATCCGAGCGGAGTGTTTGCCGGACGCCTTCGAAAATACCTTTTTAAAGAACACTTAG GCCTCCTGGAAAGCGAAGGTTCCAGTCGGTCTGACCTGGACATTAACGATCCTGTTTGCGATAAGTTTTGGCACGGCACATGGCGTAGGATTTCAACGCAGAACACAGAGATCTACGACGAAGTGTTTAAGTGCATCCCCACTGACTTTGTAAAGACCTTTGCCAGCCTTCGCAAATACCAGGAGGAGCCGCCTCTTGCCAAAACCGCCCCTGAGCTAGCTGCCAACAGAGCCAACGACATTCAG gGTTACTTGGTCGACCTGCCATTGGAATTTCTGAACAAGGAGGTCCTTACTCCGCCTGGAACTAGTAAGGAGGGCCTAATCCCTACCTCTGTATGGACATAG
- the LOC6733222 gene encoding phospholipase D2 isoform X2: MADAGTVGGTLPPYALTNSDEEHGSGEEDASEENSNNEEGEGVFRDCTDEAVVEHHNRCLPEFQFSLVDSEYDETLAFPDSVTILSNVGDKPVLVERKETDDDEEEFDDEENNSVVLRHEIPFTSIYGPSVKFNSFQRKVFIPGREIHVRIVDTERSVTTHLLNPNLYTIELTHGPFKWTIKRRYKHFNSLHQQLSFFRTSLNIPFPSRSHKEKRTTLKATAREMADESTLKDLPSHTKVKQTSTPLRPEGRNSKIAGSNANNAMAIISPSHSSILAGLTPRRIQKKRKKKKKRKLPRFPNRPESLVTVENLSVRIKQLEDYLYNLLNISLYRSHHETLNFVEVSNVSFVPGMGIKGKEGVILKRTGSTRPGQAGCNFFGCFQKNCCVRCNYFCSDVVCGTWRNRWFFVKETCFGYIRPTDGTIRAVILFDQGFDVSTGIYQTGMRKGLQILTNNRHIVLKCWTRRKCKEWMQYLKNTANSYARDFTLPNPHMSFAPMRANTHATWYVDGAQYMSAVADGLEAALEEIYIADWWLSPEIYMKRPALDGDYWRLDKILLRKAEQGVRVFVLLYKEVEMALGINSYYSKSTLAKHENIKVMRHPDHARGGILLWAHHEKIVVIDQTYAFMGGIDLCYGRWDDHLHRLTDLGSISTASFSGSTRRTPSLYFTKDDTDSAFGSRKSSRNAHYDTSAKERPPSPPPDEPSTSIELKTLKPGDRLLIPSTLVSSPGETPVESGIALEGMKLNTPEMERKNVLDRLKNNAMKGARMGKDFMHRLTATETEEKSAEVYTIESEDATDHEVNLNMASGGQEVAITTSSTQILSEFCGQAKYWFGKDYSNFILKDWMNLNSPFVDIIDRTTTPRMPWHDVGLCVVGTSARDVARHFIQRWNAMKLEKLRDNTRFPYLMPKSYHQVRLNPNLQQNRQQRVTCQLLRSVSAWSCGFIEADLVEQSIHDAYIQTITKAQHYVYIENQFFITMQLGMGVPGAHNNVRNQIGETLFKRIVRAHKERKPFRVYVIMPLLPGFEGDVGGSTGIAVRAITHWNYASISRGRTAILNRLQEAGIANPQNYISFHSLRNHSFLNNTPITELIYVHSKLLIADDRVVICGSANINDRSMIGKRDSEIAAILMDEEFEDGRMNGKKYPSGVFAGRLRKYLFKEHLGLLESEGSSRSDLDINDPVCDKFWHGTWRRISTQNTEIYDEVFKCIPTDFVKTFASLRKYQEEPPLAKTAPELAANRANDIQGYLVDLPLEFLNKEVLTPPGTSKEGLIPTSVWT; encoded by the exons ATGGCAGATGCCGGCACCGTTGGAGGCACCTTGCCGCCCTACGCACTCACCAACTCGGACGAAGAACATGGCAGCGGGGAGGAGGACGCGTCGGAGGAGAACTCAAACAATGaagagggggagggggtgttCCGGGACTGCACAGACGAAGCGGTCGTCGAGCATCATAACCGCTGCCTGCCGGAATTTCAGTTCTCCCTGGTCGATTCTGAGTACGATGAGACCCTCGCTTTTCCTGATTCTGTGACCATTCTGTCCAACGTGGGCGACAAGCCGGTGCTGGTGGAGCGCAAGGAGACggacgatgatgaggaggagTTTGACGACGAGGAAAACAACAGTGTAGTCCTGAGACACGAAATACCATTTACTAGCATATACGGGCCGAGCGTCAAGTTCAACTCGTTCCAGCGCAAGGTCTTCATCCCGGGCCGTGAGATTCATGTTCGGATCGTCGATACGGAGCGTAGCGTCACCACACATCTGCTAAACCCCAATCT GTACACAATCGAGCTGACCCACGGTCCCTTCAAGTGGACGATCAAGCGGCGCTACAAGCACTTTAACTCGTTGCACCAGCAGCTCAGCTTTTTCCGCACCTCGCTCAACATTCCTTTTCCCAGTCGCAGCCACAAGGAGAAGCGTACCACGCTGAAGGCCACAGCCAGAGAGATGGCTGACGAGTCCACCCTAAAGGACCTTCCTTCCCACACGAAGGTCAAACAAACTAGCACTCCGCTGAGGCCTGAAGGCAGAAACAGTAAAATCGCGGGCAGTAACGCCAACAATGCCATGGCTATCATCAGTCCCAGTCATAGCTCCATTCTGGCGGGTCTAACACCACGACGCATTCAAAAGAAGcgcaagaaaaagaagaaacggAAGCTACCGCGATTCCCAAACCGACCGGAGAGTCTGGTCACCGTGGAGAATCTGAGCGTCAGAATAAAACAGCTGGAGGACTACTTGTACAACCTGCTGAACATCAGCTTGTACCGATCTCACCATGAAACG CTAAACTTCGTTGAAGTGTCTAATGTGTCCTTCGTTCCGGGAATGGGAATTAAGGGCAAGGAAGGCGTGATTTTAAAGCGAACTGGATCGACGAGACCCGGGCAAGCAGGATGCAATTTTTTCGGGTGCTTTCAAAAGAACTGCTGTGTGCGCTGCAACTACTTTTGCTCCGACGTAGTTTGCGGCACGTGGCGGAACCGATGGTTTTTCGTAAAAGAGACCTGCTTCGGCTACATCCGTCCAACAGACGGCACCATCCGTGCAGTGATCCTCTTTGACCAGGGCTTCGACGTCTCCACGGGTATCTACCAGACGGGCATGCGCAAGGGTTTGCAGATACTGACGAACAACCGTCACATTGTGCTCAAGTGCTGGACACGGCGAAAGTGTAAGGAGTGGATGCAATACCTCAAGAACACTGCCAACTCGTATGCGCGCGACTTCACCCTGCCCAATCCGCACATGTCCTTCGCTCCGATGCGCGCCAACACCCATGCCACGTGGTATGTAGACGGCGCCCAGTATATGTCAGCCGTGGCCGACGGCTTAGAGGCAGCCCTCGAAGAGATCTATATTGCCGACTGGTGGCTCAGTCCCGAGATTTACATGAAGCGACCCGCACTCGACGGAGACTACTGGCGATTGGACAAGATCCTGTTGCGCAAGGCCGAACAGGGAGTGCGGGTCTTCGTGCTGCTCTACAAGGAGGTTGAAATGGCACTTGGCATAAACAGCTACTACAGCAAGTCCACGCTGGCCAAGCACGAAAACATCAAG GTCATGCGTCATCCGGACCATGCTAGAGGAGGTATTTTGCTTTGGGCACATCACGAAAAGATCGTCGTAATCGACCAAACATATGCGTTCATGGGAGGTATTGATTTGTGCTATGGGCGTTGGGATGATCACCTCCATCGGCTAACGGATCTGGGAAGCATATCCACGGCATCTTTTTCTGGCAGCACGCGTCGAACGCCAAGCTTGTACTTCACCAAAGACGACACGGACTCAGCTTTCGGATCACGTAAGTCCTCGCGAAACGCTCACTACGATACCTCCGCCAAGGAAAGGCCACCGTCCCCACCCCCGGATGAGCCCAGTACTAGCATAGAGTTGAAAACTCTAAAGCCTGGCGATCGCCTGCTTATACCGTCCACGCTCGTTTCGAGTCCGGGAGAAACTCCCGTAGAATCGGGAATCGCTTTAGAAGGGATGAAACTCAACACCCCTGAAATGGAGCGTAAGAACGTACTCGATCGCCTGAAGAACAACGCGATGAAGGGCGCCCGTATGGGCAAGGACTTTATGCACCGTCTAACAGCCACTGAGACGGAGGAAAAATCTGCCGAGGTGTACACTATCGAGTCCGAGGATGCTACGGACCACGAAGTCAACCTTAACATGGCTTCAGGTGGGCAGGAAGTGGCGATTACCACTAGCAGTACACAAATACTCAGTGAGTTCTGCGGCCAGGCCAAGTACTGGTTCGGCAAGGATTACTCCAACTTTATACTTAAAGACTGGATGAACCTAAACTCGCCGTTCGTGGATATCATAGATCGAACAACAACACCGCGGATGCCGTGGCACGACGTGGGTCTGTGTGTGGTGGGTACGTCCGCTAGGGATGTGGCACGCCACTTCATTCAGCGCTGGAATGCCATGAAGCTGGAGAAACTACGCGATAACACGAGGTTTCCCTATCTGATGCCAAAAAGCTATCACCAAGTGAGGCTCAATCCTAACCTTCAGCAAAACCGTCAGCAACGGGTCACGTGCCAGCTACTTCGGAGCGTCTCCGCCTGGAGCTGCGGCTTTATAGAGGCGGATCTTGTGGAGCAAAGCATCCACGATGCCTACATCCAGACGATCACAAAGGCGCAGCACTACGTGTACatcgaaaatcaattttttatcACTATGCAGTTGGGTATGGGTGTGCCAGGCGCTCATAACAATGTGCGGAATCAAATCGGGGAAACACTCTTTAAACGGATTGTTCGGGCGCACAA GGAACGGAAGCCTTTCCGAGTTTATGTGATTATGCCGCTTCTACCGGGCTTTGAGGGCGATGTGGGTGGCAGTACTGGGATAGCAGTCAGAGCCATTACACACTGGAACTATGCATCCATTTCCAG GGGACGCACAGCAATTTTGAACCGCCTGCAGGAGGCGGGTATTGCCAATCCGCAAAACTATATCTCATTCCATAGCCTGCGTAACCATTCTTTTTTGAATAACACACCCATAACGGAGTTGATATATGTCCACTCAAAGCTCTTGATAGCCGACGATCGAGTTGTGATCTGCGGATCGGCAAACATTAACGATCGGTCTATGATCGGAAAGCGGGACTCCGAGATAGCGGCTATTCTAATGGACGAAGAGTTTGAGGACGGACGCATGAATGGCAAGAAGTATCCGAGCGGAGTGTTTGCCGGACGCCTTCGAAAATACCTTTTTAAAGAACACTTAG GCCTCCTGGAAAGCGAAGGTTCCAGTCGGTCTGACCTGGACATTAACGATCCTGTTTGCGATAAGTTTTGGCACGGCACATGGCGTAGGATTTCAACGCAGAACACAGAGATCTACGACGAAGTGTTTAAGTGCATCCCCACTGACTTTGTAAAGACCTTTGCCAGCCTTCGCAAATACCAGGAGGAGCCGCCTCTTGCCAAAACCGCCCCTGAGCTAGCTGCCAACAGAGCCAACGACATTCAG gGTTACTTGGTCGACCTGCCATTGGAATTTCTGAACAAGGAGGTCCTTACTCCGCCTGGAACTAGTAAGGAGGGCCTAATCCCTACCTCTGTATGGACATAG